Genomic segment of Seriola aureovittata isolate HTS-2021-v1 ecotype China chromosome 1, ASM2101889v1, whole genome shotgun sequence:
AGATGTTACTGGAATACTTTCACATTAATTATTTGCGGAATCGAATCAAAATGAAATTTCGTTTcgtatatagtataatatactCGACCAGAGCGAGCTACTACAGGTCCCACCATGAAGTACTTCCggatttcaaagtaaaagatgaCGTGGTGTTTCGTTtccaatatttaattttaatgaagtacttttactgtgtaGGTTTTTTTAAGCAATCCGAAATCAAAGTCTCTTCCagataacaaaaacaataatttttgCCTAAATCTGATTcgggataaaaaaataaaaataaagaaacatttcttCCAGTCATGAGCATGAGATTTTTGGACTTTAAACTTCTTATATGACATGCAAAAATACTTTTAAGTAGTTTTACTGTGTAGTCTTTCAAGCTGGCTTGAGCACAGTTATCATAacttaaaatttgaaaaaaatttaattttaggGTTCTTATTTTGAAGTCTGTGAGCGACCTCCTCCCGGAAGTATGTTCCATCATCTAGTCCGATATCcactctgttgtgtgtgtgtgtgtgtgtgtgtgtgtaagggttGGCAGAGCGTCAAATGAGGACCTCATTACACCAGTTTGAGTAAACTTTCCCAGTATTTTGGTATGTTGATATCAGAAAACACGGAGTGACAATGCAGATCCTGACTCCTCATGTTTACTGGGCTCAGCGTCACGGAGAGATTTATCTCCGGGTGGAACTGAGCGATGCCAAGGTAGGACAGTCCACAACATCCAGCCGGCTGTTTTCAGCCCTAACTTACACCGACCTGTCTATTTACGGCTCagataatgtttttaaattactcttattttcattttctaaatgttGTGGACGCAACGTTTGGTAATGTGTTCTCCGCTGTGATGTACAGCAGATAACGTTAGCCTAACTGTTAGCTAAGTGATAATGTAGCTACAGCTTAAGGTGGCTAAACTAACCCCAAATGTTGCTTTGTGAAGgccaaaagaaaataaattaatgtgCATTTGGTCCTTGTTCAGAAACGTATATATTTGTGTTGGCGACATAAATACCACAATTTAAGGTGGTACTGTTAACCGTTTATTGGGGCTCGGGCTCATATAACTATCGGCAAcgttttttaaatatcttaaaGAAGTTTGTTGTTGAAATGAACAATTATAAACAACACTACCTCCCTTATTGATTTCTCAATTACTTGAAAATAACAGCTGTGAGTGACCACTTTAATTTGACTGCcttgttttgttgctgcacTCTCATTAAAGTTACCAAGCCCAGCTCTGTACAGGATGCATTTAGGTGTTAATTATTTATGTCGTCCAATAAAAATACTTATTAAGAATGATTTGTCTTTTGGGTGGGGTTTTGTCTTTGCCTCAGCCCCTGAGTCTGTCACTTACTTCTTTATTATTGTGCTAGTGTTTGATCAGTAACATGAAACACAggttcttctcctcctctacatTTGCAGGTTCAGACTTCTCCATCCTCATCCTGCATCTGTTAGATGGATGTCTTATAAAAGATGCATGAGTTTTACAGGAGTTGTGGATCTTATTTAGTCCCTTAGGAGCCAGATAACTGAAACAGGCTGACAGAAGAACACTTGTCATGTTACACATATTGGgcccatttatatcagtgaggaTAGACTACATATAAGAATGTTCTCTCAGTATAATGCAGCACAAACTAACACGttggtgtttttaatctttttgtgGAATTTGtcgacaataagaaaaatatagaatatcacctGACTTACCCTTTAATTTCCACCTCATCGTATGTGCATTGTGCGCGCCAGTGTCGGGTGGGTTGTGAcgatatctttgtgtttttcagaacCTTGACATCAGCCTGCTAGAAAACAACACACTTCAGTTCAGAGGTTCGTATTTAAGTAGTAGTTCGTACTTAAGTTTCAGAGATAttctttcacattgtttttggGATCTGTTATGACAGCACAACATACATGTAAAGTGTAATATTATTAGAATATAAAACTGTAATCTTAATATTGTTCCACAGCACAGGGCCATGGAGCTAAAGGAGATAATGAATATGAGTTCAGTTTGGAGTTCCTGCGACCTGTCAGATCTGAGGTATTGATCTTTTATTCATCTATTGATTGTTATATTGAAATGCACTCTTTTTTCCCAATTGTAAtatgatttacatttttggaACAAAATCCGAACTAtaatggcactcagtagagccCAGACCTCCTCCAaagccaaacaatcctacacagGCCTGTCGGGTCTGTCAGAATGTTaaggaaaaattaaaagaaattccTGGATCTGCCCCTGTAACTGGATCAGCACCAAAACTGAATGGGTTATTCCCTGGCCCATTCCCCATCCCTTCACccagtttggtgcaaattggtttggcactttttttgtgtaatcctaCTGACAAACAAgccaaaaaacagacacaggtgaaaacatagcCTGTACAGAAAGCCAATTATTGATTGAGTTGATTTTCCTAGAGTGTCTGATATTGAGTATTTGGCGGACTTGTAGTTGTACACCATTATCTCTTACTGTGTTATGTTTCAAAGGCAAATTGCAGCGGTGTTATTTGTATGTTCGGTGTAAATTTCAGTGTGGTCAGCCACCAACCTCAAACTCTTACTTTAGGAtaacttgaaaaataaaatttatttaaaacaaaaataatggcatttaaccaaaaataaaaacctatCTGGTAGGTTTACTCCTGTCTTGCTTTTATCATAATCTACCAATACGTTTTTTGTAAAGTAGCAcacttcatgtttttatcttgCTGCTCAGATGAAAAGCCAGAGTTTTATTATAAGTGGAGTGACTGCATGATAATGCGTCGTGGCGCTGATTTAGTGGGAGTACCAGCTAGAAGTGGCTGCAGTCAAGTCAAGGCGAACGCTGATTGAAAAAACGCCTCCCAGGTGAAGTGCGGCTTGATTAGCTGGTACACTACGGCCTGGGACTTTCAGCCACTTTACTATCAGGGAATTTGTTTGGGAGACAgtgcagcaggtttttattGCACCCCTCAACTAAAAGGGACGTAGCTGAAATTTGCCAAATTTAGGGCTTGGCAGAATGAGTTAAGATAAGACCTTTGATGTCTGATGATGGTCGTTTGATATACATGTCACAAAGTTGTGTGTCTTTTCACCATCTGAGGTTACTGTCCGATATAATGTACTTACAGCATGAGTCACAGTCTCCTACTATGAGGgatacacaacaacaaactgttttcacacCACACCTTGTCACATTATTTCTCTGCCTCATGTGTGTTTCCGTAAAGAAACCATATACGATTTCCTAacactgtgtgtatatgtgtgtgtgtgtgtgtgtgtgtgtccatcatGGCGGACTCCAGATCAACCACAGGTCCACCCAGCGTCAAGTTGACATCAAGATcaagaagcaggaggagcacTGGTGGGACCGGCTGACGCTGCAGGAGAAGAAGCCTCTGTTCCTGGCTCCTGACTTCGACCGCTGGCTGGACGAGTCCGATGCCGAGATGGAGCTTCAGGCTAAAGTAGGAActtgaaaatcacatttatgaATTTAgaatcttgtttttgttttttaaatgtttccccTATAAAAGAGTAAAGTCTTCTTCCAAATCattatgtttaatttgaagCACCATACAAAATTAATTCAGTGCCTTAGAACAAATGAGGGATATGACAGATCAAAATTCATTCAGTCACTCATCAGTTCAGAGTAATTAAAGCAATTGAAGACGTCTGTACTTTATGTAGAGTGTTTGGTCATTGCAAAGTGAGATTTGATAGTGTGATTTCtttcaggaggaggagaagataaACAGGATCAGTGTGGAGTCGAGAGTTCGTAAAGACCGTGAGTCACACTGAGCTATTCATCATACAGTAGATGTTTCTAGTTTTCTAATTAGATGAATTCACACCGTCTATCCTCCAGGAGGAATTTAGCAGTTGTGTTATTAGCGTTAGTTTATTGTggttattttcttctgtttcctcagCCTACCTCGGTTTGAAGAAAGGCTACTTGTTTATGTACAACCTTGTGCAGTTCCTGGGATTCTCCTGGGTCTTTGTCAACATGACTGTTCGACTCTTCATTCTTGGTCAaggtttgttaaaaaaaaaaaaaaagaaagaaaatacagtcaATTTATGAAGTGAAGCaaagtttgaaaagtaaaaaagtttgaaaagtaaaaaagtttGTGCGATCTCTGATTCCACAAGCTCGCCCCCTGCTTGTCGAAGTTGCAGTCATTTGGTTACATGCTGATTTTTAGATTCTGTTGCACAAACTGGAGACATTTGATGAAGATTTTTGTATGTGCTCGAGCTGTAAAAGTAAGACTGCATAAAATTCTGTGGATTTGAAAGGATAGTTTCTTTCAGCTATGATAGCATCATACTCAACAAGTTTGTTGCTGAGATCTTTGAGCACATCAAACTCGAAGGGTCAAGAAACGCACCAGTCTGTGTGGAttgtaaacaaaccaacagaatagccagattatctaaaccacttttTATTAAGACGTAAAATGTAAAGTGAGTCCATCTCAAATGTCAGTAGTAAACCCTCATTGCACAAGAAAACTGTGTGCACAACTATGGTGAAGTTTTTACAAGGCGTTTACAGTAAAGTTACACTTTACTGTTCACATTCATTTGGCCAACCTGCGGGATTGTGACCGCCGGCGTTTCTTGCCCTATCTGACGTTTTGATGATGTCTCCATGTTTCCCGATCTCAACGATTAACATGACTACAGTGTAATAACCGAGAGAATAGATGCCCAAAACTGTGCAGATGAGATCCCTAATAAACTCCCCGTTTTGAATCTCATttagacatattttttttaaaggatcataagtgtggttttgtgtgttttagccTTTCctacaaaaacataatgtgcATTTTAGGATTGACTTCCTACCTTCCAGTCAGTTAATTTCAGTGCGCCATTAAAATCAGCTTGCAGAGACATGAAACAggtaatccatcacagtttatATTTAGTCACCCTGTTGTCGGTTACATTGTTCTTGTGCTTTATTCAATACATCACATAGATCTAGGTAAAAGAGAAAACGAGAACGCTCAATGTGAAACAGTTGAGTAGAAGCAGAATTGGCAGACTGTAGAGGGATGGactaaataaagataaaaacagggattaaaataaaagcaattgTACTTTTAAATAGCGTTTGAATTTtatggacagaaaaaaattaattactgGATGACAGTTTTTGGGTGAGTGTTAATggaacacaaaaacagaaaagatgcAAACACAATTAGCACCACTGTGcaataacataaaacaaacaggagagacaggggtctgtgttttttgtttgtgaggAGCTATTCACAGATCAGCTCATTTGAATAGAAACAGGAACGCGACTGTACAGAGCCGAgatttgttttgcaaatgatgaGGATTATGGATAGTGGCTCATGCaatgtgctgtttgtttctctctcttgccctcATTAGACTCATTCTACGATACCTTCCACACCACAGCTGATATGATGTACTTCTGTCAGATGATGGCCGTGCTCGAGGTCATTAATCCCTTGTTGGGTCTGGTGAAGACTGGATTTTTTCCTGCTATGATACAGGTAAGACAGGGGAGACGTTCACTTCTCATTTTTATTACAACCTTTTTCATCTTCAACCATGAAGGTGAAAACTGAAGCAACAGCATAACACAGAGGTCATCAAAAAATACAGAGTATGTTTATTGTAAGGggtgtaaaaatatgaaaaaaaaaaatatatacactaTAATTAACACAGCAtccagttgctgctgctgtaacagcctccactcttcaAGTTTCGGGGGTTTCCACCAGATTTTGTAGCCTGGCTGCAGGGGTTTGCTGTCATTATGCGATAAGGCCTGGTTAGTGTCTCAGTTCATCCAGAGGGTGATGGATGGGGCTGAGGTCAGGACTCAGGTACATCCACACTAAACTGAGGGAACTATTTCTTTACAGAGCTGGTTATGCTCATGTatttgaaacaggaaaggacCTTCATCAAAATGTTGCCACAAAGTTGGAACAACACTGTCGTCTGTTGTctagtcaatttttatttgtatagcgccaattcacaacataagttatctcaaggcactttccaaatagagcaggtctagaccttctctttacaatattatttacGGAGACCCAAtaattcccaccaagagcaagcgCTAGgcaacagtggcaaggaaaaacttccttttaagaggcagaaacctcgagcaggactggactcagggtgggcggccacCTGCCTCGGCTGTCGTCTAAAACGCTACTGTGGTGTAGTATTAAGATTTGGCTTAATTGGGACCTACAGTAGTATATAGTCTAAATGATATGTGGACATGGAGAAATGTAGTATTTATAATCCAGCGTCAGAGTTTCATAGCAGGTCATGTGCATTTATAATATGCCCAAACTGATAGTGTTCAGTCTTTCAGTcactgtgtgacagagagagatggtggtGGTGAGCAGCAGCTTTGCTAGATCTGAAAATAGGGACTTAAAGCAGCGGCGTTTGAAGTGGCGGCTACGGCGCCTATATACATTCCAACACGTTGCTGTATTAGTGGAAATCAAAGATCACTAAGCAACATTTAACTCTGACAATGGCTACTTCACTACTTCAGGAAACCGAGGCCGTTCTGCACATTGTTACAATATGTCTCTTAAAATGGCCCAAGAGCAAttgatatttgctttagagACAATTCAATATCAAATGAAGACTTTGTATAAATCCGTCTGTtgcttcagcaccacggacagcgtcataGTTTTATCAATGGACAGAGGATGGCaggttaacaacagtttgtgctGACAGTCAAATTATCATGTAACTTTAACAGATATACTCATAATCCACAAAACTACTAATTGTATAATTGATTATAAACGAAATGACAGtatcaaatatgacaaaaacatataattaCGTGCTAACTCTTTAACATATCACAGGGTACAGCAAACTATTCTTTTTCCCACAGTAGAGTAGGAAGCTTCGACATAGTTTTTTCACAGAGAGGTTCATCTAAGAAAAATCCCTTTCTTCTTCCCTGTGATGCCGCAGGTTACGGGGAGGAACGTCATTCTGTTCGTCATCTTCGGCAGCCTGGAGGAGATGCAGAACAAACCTGTCGTCTTTTTCGTCTTCTACCTCTGGAGCACCATTGAGATCTTCAGGTCAGCTCAGAtcaccttcctcttctctctggtgAACGTATTTTGTtgcctgctgtgacatcacacctTCCATCTCGTACACCAGGTACCCTTTCTACATGTTGGCCTGCGTCGGCACAGACTGGAAGCTGTTAACGTGGCTCAGATACAGCCTGTGGATCCCTCTGTACCCGCTGGGGGTTATAGCTGAGGGTTAGTGACTAGGTTATGTCTACTGATGAAATGGAGGCGTAATTGAATGTTGGCGGCAGTCATTGTTAGTTGTTGCTGACAGTACAGTGTGTTGTTCTTTACATATTCACAGCGGTGGCTGTGATCCAGTCCCTGCCCATCTTTGATGAGACCCGTCTGTTCAGCTTCCCCCTCCCTGCAGTGCTGGGTCAGTCTTTGAGCTTCTCCTACAGTCTGCAGCTCTACCTGGTCCTTATGTTTCTAGGTGAGACATCCACTGACATACCACCATCCAATCTGATTCACTGTTCATGTCCCATTAAAGATATCCAACTAAAACTAACTGAAATGCACAATGCTAATTGGTAGTGCAACAGGTCAAGTAGGAAAATGACTAGACACATTTTGTGCAGTGATGGATGATGTCCTTCCAGTCAGAGACtttgcattaaaacatgaatCAGTTTATTTGTCCATTCAACCGACTTTCACATGATCATTAATTTTCCATTCATTGAGAAAATATGtcatggtttttctttttcagatgtTACATATTAATTCAGTTAGAAAAAGGCAGTGATTTAATATTCTGGGATATAGTTTTCATCGAAGAAaccatttgttttttcactctttcttcttgaaaattacagaaataattaattgattatcaaaatagctgctgatcattttttgtattgattaactaatcaattaatcaactaatcatttcagctatACTAATCGTTTTTATTTGGTCAAATCATATGTTTTGTGGTAACAGTGATATAATTGGATTTGAGTTGTCCTGGGTAAATATCTCTCTGGTGGAGAAATGTATGCAGCGCTGAAGAAACAGGACTTTTTGGTTTAGTCTGCAGAGACGAGAAACACATCCTGCAGCCACACATTACAACAAACCTATCAACTGAATGATAACAAAggttccctctcctctccaggaCTCTTCATCAATTTCCGACACCTGTacaagcagaggaggagacgatACCGCTCAAGGAAAAGGAAAGTCCACTAACTGATCAGCACATTTAGTTTGCACACACTCTGAACTGCCGTCCACGTAAAGTTAAAGCAGCTGTTCTCTTCTTACTGCCTTTTCTCAtcttccctcacacacataatcacagtGACCTGATGGTGGGATACTAGTCACCTTTTCCCTCCACTGGGTGAATGGTTAACCTTGTCCAGACCAAATTCTGTAAATCCTACTGTACCAGCTCTTTGCCTCCCTGTCGAATGGACAGTTAATCCAGTTTGTTTGAGTTGTTATCATATCATGTCATATGacattatcattataaaatGTCCATATTCACAACGgtgaaaatgaataatgaaaccAGTGGTGAACAGTGGCcaaattgtattatttatttatgcaaatgTAAGACCAGTTCATTATTggatattaaatattaatattaaagttaCTGTTCACACCTGGAGTAGAAAAACCATTGAGGAGCTGTTCCTTGTACCAAATTGCTGCAACAGGTTTGTCGTATTTAtctttcacagtatttagaAAATCACGTCCTTCTTGGTTCAGAAATAATATTGTTAACAACAAAAcagctatttaaaaaacatgttttttaccTGTTTACAAGTCACAAATCTGTTACTGTCAACATGTTATTGCATGTGAATACACTTGAAAGTCAACACAGTTTTaattctctctctgttgtggTGTGTTCAAGGATGCTTCAGTATCTGAGGATTTACAATTTTCTGCAGCATTTTAATACAAGAGACAAGCAAATTCATACGAATGTCTCCCTGCTGTCCATGTTTGGTTGTTTTCCTCTGGGTATTAATGTCTGAAAACACAGCTTGTAGACAAAATCAGAAGACTGTGAATTCCCGAGCATTGGAACGTACTTCGACACACCATGAGCGTTTGAAAGTGTTCGTTGCTTTAGGTCTCTGCAAGTTGATTTTGAACTTGTAGGTTCTTGGAAAAGCAGACAGCTGTGATGTAAAGCTCATATcctgaaacactttttttgtgGTTCTTGTATCAATAGgaaaattatttcatattttgaatgaaaacacagtgagattTTTAAGTTtcaatgtttgttgttttcagaagTGCATTCCTAACACTGAGCCTTGGATGAAGGGATCAATCGTTTACTGCTTTGAATATTATAATGAAGCCATTCAAAGTAATGTAgagtaaatatttaactttttggACAGAATCACAATGTTTCATAAAGGCCAAGACATTAGTTTTATTGGTGATTTGCAACAGACTATGCTTCAACCTCATAacctaaacattttttttttctccccgcGGCTGCAAGAGCACGATGGCTGGAAATGATGTAAACTGTGAATGAAAACCCAATGAAGTACAAACCCTGAAATCCTGTGATGTGAAACCGGTCTGTGATGTTTCACAACAGAAAGCTAGGAGTACACCTGTATAATCACTGTAGCGAGCTGAGCCGATTAACTACTGGAAATCAACAAAAGCAAGATATTCAGCGGGTGTTCAGTCACTGTCTAACGTTGGTCGAGGTGTAGACGTATCACAATTTTCACACCTCTGTATTTGTTCACTTTGAGCTCTTGAAATAGTTGGACAAtttgagaagagagaaaggacTGACCTCTAGTTcatttttagtgaaatatttatCGTAGCTTGTAGCTATTATTCCCAATCCGTTCTGCAAGATCGAGGCTGATTTCAGTTCCATGGTCCAGTTCTCTCTGGACAGAGGAGTGTCTCGCTGCTTCAACCTAATGTattgaattttttaatttagtttggtGCCACCTGGTGGTAGTATCACAAAAATACAGCAATGCATGCCACCATGGTTGTGACCCAGGAATAGAAAGCAACACTCAGATTCAATTTCCATAGaacttgtttgatttttacTACACACAATAACAATTTAAAATGCCATAATCACATTAAAATTGTGCACCAAGGGGTTTGAAAGAAGCAGTTTGTATTTCGCTTTTAAGATAGATGCCACTTTCTGATAAGGC
This window contains:
- the LOC130180267 gene encoding very-long-chain (3R)-3-hydroxyacyl-CoA dehydratase-like — encoded protein: MQILTPHVYWAQRHGEIYLRVELSDAKNLDISLLENNTLQFRAQGHGAKGDNEYEFSLEFLRPVRSEINHRSTQRQVDIKIKKQEEHWWDRLTLQEKKPLFLAPDFDRWLDESDAEMELQAKEEEKINRISVESRVRKDPYLGLKKGYLFMYNLVQFLGFSWVFVNMTVRLFILGQDSFYDTFHTTADMMYFCQMMAVLEVINPLLGLVKTGFFPAMIQVTGRNVILFVIFGSLEEMQNKPVVFFVFYLWSTIEIFRYPFYMLACVGTDWKLLTWLRYSLWIPLYPLGVIAEAVAVIQSLPIFDETRLFSFPLPAVLGQSLSFSYSLQLYLVLMFLGLFINFRHLYKQRRRRYRSRKRKVH